Genomic DNA from Chaetodon auriga isolate fChaAug3 chromosome 13, fChaAug3.hap1, whole genome shotgun sequence:
GAAGACTTCTGCTACCTGGAAGGGCTGCGACAAGAAACGCTGGATCTTACGAGCGCGAGCTACAGTCAGCTTATCTTCCTCAGACAATTCATCCATACCCAGGATAGCAATGATGTCCTGCAATGATTTGTAGTcctaaaaagacagacacagttttattttagttATTGGATTGCAGATATTTTTGACAGCCTTTAAAAATTTGTTAGCATCCAATACGCGGCTTGCCTGAAGAATCTTCTGCACACCACGAGCAACATCGTAGTGTTCAGACCCAACAATGTTGGGGTCCATGATACGGGAGGTGGAATCCAGAGGGTCCACAGCAGGGTAGATGCCAAGCTCAGCAATAGCACGGGACAACACAGTTGTTGCATCCAAGTGAGCAAAAGTTGTGGCAGGAGCAGGGTCAGTTAAGTCATCAGCAGGCACGTAGATGGCCTGAAACAAAATGAAGCATTGTCATATGAATaagcaggaaaaaagagagagtgctGACATGTGATTTGCATGTTGTGTCATCTCACTTGAACTGAGGTGATGGACCCCTTCTTGGTGGTGGTAATTCTCTCCTGCATTGTTCCCATATCAGTGGCCAAGGTAGGCTGGTAACCCACAGCAGAGGGGATACGACCCAGCAGGGCAGACACCTGAACAACAATGACACAAATATTCAAGACAACATATACATAAAGTGATATATTGTTGATAGCATCCGCCAATGATGGAAAATCTGTTTGGCACTGTGTACCTCTGATCCAGCCTGGGTGAACCTAAAGATGTTGTCAATAAAGAGAAGTACATCCTGTCCCTCCTGATCGCGGAAGTATTCAGCAACAGTCAGACCGGTAAGAGCAACTCTGGCACGGGCACCTGGAGGCTCGTTCATTTGGCCGTACACCAGCGCTACCTGGGAACATGAATATAAGAATCACCATGGAGTTTACAATGAGTTCACACTCAGCAGATCGCGATGAATCCATCAACTGATCAGCGACATGTTACATGCTGTGCTGAGGTGTCCAAGTCAGGTGTCAAGCTAAATGGTGTTATTACAAATAAATGTAACTCACCTTTGAGGTGGTGTCCTTCAGGTTAATGACACCAGACTCAATCATTTCATGGTACAAGTCATTTCCCTCACGGGTTCGCTCTCCCACTCCAGCAAACACAGAGTAACCACCGTGAGCCTTGGCCACGTTGTTGATCAGCTCCATGATCAGCACAGTCTTCCCGACACCAGCGCCACCAAACAGACCTGAAGGGATTCAACGTGCACAATAATCGCTCATTATGCCAGTATAAAAtggtgagggggaaaaaaatctgtggTGTCAAATAATCCACTAACCGATCTTTCCACCCTTTGCGTAGGGAGCCAGCAGGTCTACCACTTTGATGCCAGTGACCAGGATCTCCTGCTCCACACTCATGTCTGTGAACTCGGGGGCTTCAGCGTGAATAGGAGCAGTTCTGCAAGataatgtgttattttgaatCATGAGGTTCAAAGAATGAGAATgaattgtcaacaaatcctatGAAAAGACCCAGACCATCTAAATGAATCTTATCTTAAATACACTGATTCCAACAAATGCATTCTTTACTGCTAAAAACTCCTATAAAGGGAAGCTACATTCACATTTTTGTAGATTCATGTCCTTAGTAGGAAGAAACAGGCTTGCAGCTACTGAGAGGAACTTAACTCACTgctgattttggtcttttcatcaATTTGCTGACAACAATGAAAATATAGACTAACTCCAACACCATGATCAACACTTACTGTTTGGTGGTAATTGGACCCCTCTCATCAATGGGTTCTCCAATGACATTCATGATCCTGCCCAAGGTCTCAGGGCCCACGGGGATCCTGATGGGTGCTCCGGTGTCCAGGACCTTCTGACCACGGACCAGGCCCTCTGTGCCATCCATGGCAATCGTCCTGACTGTGTTCTcacctgaagaaacacacaaagagacccAGTTTGAAGTTCATAGCCAACATCCAAACACTGACGTGGCAAGCGATGTCTCAGCCCGCATCGATTCGGCACACTCACCCAGATGCTGTGCCACCTCGAGCACCAGCCTGCTCTCACGGCCAGCCACCTCCAGTGCATTGAGAATAGGAGGGAGGCCTTCATCGAACTGGACATCCACCACAGCACCAATCACAGCTACGATGCGGCCATTGGCCAGGGCTGCCTGAGCAGCTGGGGCAGCGTAACCCCTGCCTGCAAGGACAATGACAGGAAAAGGACATTGACATGAATGACATTATATAAGGAGTGACTTTACATATGACAGCAGCAACTAAATTTGAGACATCAAAACATCTAACAGAATAAACAAGGACTAGCGTTCGCATGTGATATGTCTATAATTAACCAAAAAGTAGAAtacatttccacattttggTGGTTAAAGATAACAGTTTCCTATATTTTGATGCCACTGAACCTTAGTCTGAGAGGTTAAGTGTAAAATAACGACTTGCACTGAGTTGGTTGTAAAGGTCATTGATTGGAGACAGTGAACCAAGACATGAGTGGAGCTATACCACCTGAATCAAGTTACAATATGACTAAATAACTGCTTATCTCTTATTTTAGGTActtaaatttaattaaaaactctCATGATCGTAGATGAATGAAGACATTTCATGGTAAACTGGAGGCCTGACCCTCTTAGCATGCTACATTAGCGTTAAAAAACAGCCAAAGGACAAATAATGCAGACAAGCCAGCTAGTGTTTGACAAGTGGATCCACTCACTCGAAGAAAGAGCCGCATGTCTCCCGCTGACcgtcttcagagagctgatccCAGGCTTAAAAGCCTGCAGAGCCCCGCTGCAGCACCGTCCCACTGCACCCAACATGGTGAAGATGGCTGAAGGTGAAGGCACACACAGCTATGGACGATCCTGCACGGCACAACCCAAGAGCCTGTCTG
This window encodes:
- the LOC143330503 gene encoding ATP synthase F(1) complex catalytic subunit beta, mitochondrial-like, with translation MLGAVGRCCSGALQAFKPGISSLKTVSGRHAALSSSRGYAAPAAQAALANGRIVAVIGAVVDVQFDEGLPPILNALEVAGRESRLVLEVAQHLGENTVRTIAMDGTEGLVRGQKVLDTGAPIRIPVGPETLGRIMNVIGEPIDERGPITTKQTAPIHAEAPEFTDMSVEQEILVTGIKVVDLLAPYAKGGKIGLFGGAGVGKTVLIMELINNVAKAHGGYSVFAGVGERTREGNDLYHEMIESGVINLKDTTSKVALVYGQMNEPPGARARVALTGLTVAEYFRDQEGQDVLLFIDNIFRFTQAGSEVSALLGRIPSAVGYQPTLATDMGTMQERITTTKKGSITSVQAIYVPADDLTDPAPATTFAHLDATTVLSRAIAELGIYPAVDPLDSTSRIMDPNIVGSEHYDVARGVQKILQDYKSLQDIIAILGMDELSEEDKLTVARARKIQRFLSQPFQVAEVFTGHLGKLVPLKETIKGFQSILAGEYDPLPEQAFYMVGPIEEVVQKAEKLAEEHS